The following are encoded in a window of Anopheles stephensi strain Indian chromosome X, UCI_ANSTEP_V1.0, whole genome shotgun sequence genomic DNA:
- the LOC118507704 gene encoding leucine-rich repeat flightless-interacting protein 2 isoform X1, protein MPKIRPLIRLQRSGKKRNKQMQNYIERLVTFEMDGCHPAVWTGTELPCTDSSAVEPAQKSNSSSVGDIYVLANTELSPELVEGGDRTVQKLVELSALDLNRTPMPVPADGDDFYACTTNASGSSSPEQPPRDASRNSGSVRSDSYHDSSSVPDPDNGHQQPGTHTLHGYEPHRQFHRLSVSHTGDEFSSEEDEAFVELLERASDIAEARLAARRQARAEAREIRMRELERQQKEQEQSADRVFDLQQQSIGLSEPATLVATPRSSRMMGQNALTRGSALSSRRNSEDSLEEEARSLRDLRHELKDVEDRFRKAMIANAQLDNERSSLNYQIQLLKDKLEEVEESHAQLQREYREKCRDREALKRNNDKLSEELKLVQGQLQERDALIEQYGLVIVTVENEDGTDAHRALVTADNAQLLKSVPGTLDVRLKKFAAEKQELETELQALQQQLNDIKSKGRRYTSMNGSLVDDDYEDAQREANKLITEYKYKLQKAEQEIAILQASLARSETQVIRYKSTAEAAEKAESDLKIERRKLQRENREAMDRLEELETSNNHLLKRLDKLKNVKSTIMKEI, encoded by the exons ATGCCGAAGATCAGGCCCTTGATCAGATTGCAAAGGAG TGGTAAAAAGCGTAACAAGCAAATGCAAAACTACATCGAGCGGCTAGTGACATTCGAGATGGATGGATGCCACCCAGCTGTGTGGACCGGTACGGAGCTACCGTGTACCGACAGTTCCGCTGTAGAGCCGGCACAGAAAAGTAATAGCAGCAGTGTGGGGGACATTTACGTGCTAGCAAACACTGAGCTTTCGCCGGAGTTGGTCGAGGGTGGTGACCGCACGGTGCAGAAGCTGGTTGAGCTGAGCGCACTCGATCTGAACCGGACCCCGATGCCGGTTCCGGCGGATGGGGACGATTTCTACGCCTGCACTACTAACGCGAGTGGTTCGTCTTCACCCGAGCAGCCGCCAAGGGACGCGAGCCGGAACAGTGGTAGCGTCCGGAGCGATAGCTACCATGATTCGTCCTCGGTGCCGGATCCGGACAATGGTCACCAGCAGCCCGGCACCCATACGCTGCACGGTTACGAACCGCACCGGCAGTTTCATCGGCTGTCGGTATCGCACACCGGGGACGAGTTCAGTTCCGAGGAGGATGAAGCGTTTGTGGAACTGCTCGAACGTGCCAGCGACATC GCCGAGGCGCGATTAGCAGCCAGACGACAGGCACGTGCAGAGGCCCGCGAAATACGCATGCGCGAGCTGGAGCGGCAACAGAAGGAGCAGGAACAGTCGGCGGATCGGGTGTTTGatctgcagcagcagtcgaTCGGTCTGTCCGAACCGGCCACCCTGGTCGCTACGCCACGCTCGAGCAGGATGATGGGCCAGAACGCGCTGACACGGGGCAGTGCCCTGTCGTCCCGCCGCAATAGTGAGGATTCGCTCGAGGAGGAAGCCCGCAGCCTGCGCGATCTTCGGCACGAGCTGAAA GACGTTGAGGATCGTTTCCGCAAGGCGATGATTGCGAACGCACAGCTAGACAATGAACGCTCCTCGCTCAACTATCAAATACAGCTGCTGAAGGATAAGCTGGAGGAGGTGGAAGAGTCCCATGCGCAGCTGCAGCGCGAGTATCGGGAGAAGTGTCGCGACCGGGAAGCGCTCAAGCGCAACAACGACAAGCTCAGCGAGGAGCTGAAGCTCGTCCAGGGTCAGCTGCAGGAGCGTGACGCGCTGATAGAGCAGTACGGGCTAGTAATAGTAACGGTAGAGAATGAGGATGGTACGGATGCGCACCGCGCCCTAGTCACAGCGGATAACGCCCAGCTGCTCAAATCCGTTCCCGGCACACTAG ACGTAAGACTGAAGAAGTTTGCGGCCGAAAAGCAGGAACTGGAAACCGAACTGCAGgccctccagcagcagctgaacGATATCAAGAGCAAGGGCAGACGGTATACCTCCATGAACGGTTCGCTGGTAGACGACGACTATGAGGATGCGCAGC gCGAAGCGAACAAGCTTATCACGGAGTATAAGTACAAGCTGCAGAAAGCGGAGCAGGAGATTGCCATCCTGCAGGCTAGTCTAGCCCGCTCGGAAACGCAAGTGATCCGATACAAAAGCACTGCCGAGGCGGCAGAAAAGGCGGAAAGCGATCTTAAGATCGAACGAAGAAAGCTACAACGTGAG AACCGTGAAGCCATGGATCGGCTGGAAGAGCTAGAAACATCGAACAACCATCTGCTGAAGCGGCTAGACAAGCTTAAGAACGTCAAGAGTACCATCATGAAGGAAATATGA
- the LOC118507704 gene encoding leucine-rich repeat flightless-interacting protein 2 isoform X2, which translates to MCGKKRNKQMQNYIERLVTFEMDGCHPAVWTGTELPCTDSSAVEPAQKSNSSSVGDIYVLANTELSPELVEGGDRTVQKLVELSALDLNRTPMPVPADGDDFYACTTNASGSSSPEQPPRDASRNSGSVRSDSYHDSSSVPDPDNGHQQPGTHTLHGYEPHRQFHRLSVSHTGDEFSSEEDEAFVELLERASDIAEARLAARRQARAEAREIRMRELERQQKEQEQSADRVFDLQQQSIGLSEPATLVATPRSSRMMGQNALTRGSALSSRRNSEDSLEEEARSLRDLRHELKDVEDRFRKAMIANAQLDNERSSLNYQIQLLKDKLEEVEESHAQLQREYREKCRDREALKRNNDKLSEELKLVQGQLQERDALIEQYGLVIVTVENEDGTDAHRALVTADNAQLLKSVPGTLDVRLKKFAAEKQELETELQALQQQLNDIKSKGRRYTSMNGSLVDDDYEDAQREANKLITEYKYKLQKAEQEIAILQASLARSETQVIRYKSTAEAAEKAESDLKIERRKLQRENREAMDRLEELETSNNHLLKRLDKLKNVKSTIMKEI; encoded by the exons ATGTG TGGTAAAAAGCGTAACAAGCAAATGCAAAACTACATCGAGCGGCTAGTGACATTCGAGATGGATGGATGCCACCCAGCTGTGTGGACCGGTACGGAGCTACCGTGTACCGACAGTTCCGCTGTAGAGCCGGCACAGAAAAGTAATAGCAGCAGTGTGGGGGACATTTACGTGCTAGCAAACACTGAGCTTTCGCCGGAGTTGGTCGAGGGTGGTGACCGCACGGTGCAGAAGCTGGTTGAGCTGAGCGCACTCGATCTGAACCGGACCCCGATGCCGGTTCCGGCGGATGGGGACGATTTCTACGCCTGCACTACTAACGCGAGTGGTTCGTCTTCACCCGAGCAGCCGCCAAGGGACGCGAGCCGGAACAGTGGTAGCGTCCGGAGCGATAGCTACCATGATTCGTCCTCGGTGCCGGATCCGGACAATGGTCACCAGCAGCCCGGCACCCATACGCTGCACGGTTACGAACCGCACCGGCAGTTTCATCGGCTGTCGGTATCGCACACCGGGGACGAGTTCAGTTCCGAGGAGGATGAAGCGTTTGTGGAACTGCTCGAACGTGCCAGCGACATC GCCGAGGCGCGATTAGCAGCCAGACGACAGGCACGTGCAGAGGCCCGCGAAATACGCATGCGCGAGCTGGAGCGGCAACAGAAGGAGCAGGAACAGTCGGCGGATCGGGTGTTTGatctgcagcagcagtcgaTCGGTCTGTCCGAACCGGCCACCCTGGTCGCTACGCCACGCTCGAGCAGGATGATGGGCCAGAACGCGCTGACACGGGGCAGTGCCCTGTCGTCCCGCCGCAATAGTGAGGATTCGCTCGAGGAGGAAGCCCGCAGCCTGCGCGATCTTCGGCACGAGCTGAAA GACGTTGAGGATCGTTTCCGCAAGGCGATGATTGCGAACGCACAGCTAGACAATGAACGCTCCTCGCTCAACTATCAAATACAGCTGCTGAAGGATAAGCTGGAGGAGGTGGAAGAGTCCCATGCGCAGCTGCAGCGCGAGTATCGGGAGAAGTGTCGCGACCGGGAAGCGCTCAAGCGCAACAACGACAAGCTCAGCGAGGAGCTGAAGCTCGTCCAGGGTCAGCTGCAGGAGCGTGACGCGCTGATAGAGCAGTACGGGCTAGTAATAGTAACGGTAGAGAATGAGGATGGTACGGATGCGCACCGCGCCCTAGTCACAGCGGATAACGCCCAGCTGCTCAAATCCGTTCCCGGCACACTAG ACGTAAGACTGAAGAAGTTTGCGGCCGAAAAGCAGGAACTGGAAACCGAACTGCAGgccctccagcagcagctgaacGATATCAAGAGCAAGGGCAGACGGTATACCTCCATGAACGGTTCGCTGGTAGACGACGACTATGAGGATGCGCAGC gCGAAGCGAACAAGCTTATCACGGAGTATAAGTACAAGCTGCAGAAAGCGGAGCAGGAGATTGCCATCCTGCAGGCTAGTCTAGCCCGCTCGGAAACGCAAGTGATCCGATACAAAAGCACTGCCGAGGCGGCAGAAAAGGCGGAAAGCGATCTTAAGATCGAACGAAGAAAGCTACAACGTGAG AACCGTGAAGCCATGGATCGGCTGGAAGAGCTAGAAACATCGAACAACCATCTGCTGAAGCGGCTAGACAAGCTTAAGAACGTCAAGAGTACCATCATGAAGGAAATATGA
- the LOC118507704 gene encoding leucine-rich repeat flightless-interacting protein 2 isoform X3 has translation MVQLKPQQTTLASKLVVQHQCGPSLSDCLELEAAGQPKGLAIKGTWRYPPRDASRNSGSVRSDSYHDSSSVPDPDNGHQQPGTHTLHGYEPHRQFHRLSVSHTGDEFSSEEDEAFVELLERASDIAEARLAARRQARAEAREIRMRELERQQKEQEQSADRVFDLQQQSIGLSEPATLVATPRSSRMMGQNALTRGSALSSRRNSEDSLEEEARSLRDLRHELKDVEDRFRKAMIANAQLDNERSSLNYQIQLLKDKLEEVEESHAQLQREYREKCRDREALKRNNDKLSEELKLVQGQLQERDALIEQYGLVIVTVENEDGTDAHRALVTADNAQLLKSVPGTLDVRLKKFAAEKQELETELQALQQQLNDIKSKGRRYTSMNGSLVDDDYEDAQREANKLITEYKYKLQKAEQEIAILQASLARSETQVIRYKSTAEAAEKAESDLKIERRKLQRENREAMDRLEELETSNNHLLKRLDKLKNVKSTIMKEI, from the exons ATGGTACAGCTTAAGCCGCAGCAAACGACACTGGCCAGCAAGCTGGTCGTGCAGCATCAGTGCGGACCGTCGCTGAGCGATTGTCTCGAGCTGGAGGCTGCCGGTCAACCGAAAGGTCTCGCCATCAAGGGAACCTGGCGCTAC CCGCCAAGGGACGCGAGCCGGAACAGTGGTAGCGTCCGGAGCGATAGCTACCATGATTCGTCCTCGGTGCCGGATCCGGACAATGGTCACCAGCAGCCCGGCACCCATACGCTGCACGGTTACGAACCGCACCGGCAGTTTCATCGGCTGTCGGTATCGCACACCGGGGACGAGTTCAGTTCCGAGGAGGATGAAGCGTTTGTGGAACTGCTCGAACGTGCCAGCGACATC GCCGAGGCGCGATTAGCAGCCAGACGACAGGCACGTGCAGAGGCCCGCGAAATACGCATGCGCGAGCTGGAGCGGCAACAGAAGGAGCAGGAACAGTCGGCGGATCGGGTGTTTGatctgcagcagcagtcgaTCGGTCTGTCCGAACCGGCCACCCTGGTCGCTACGCCACGCTCGAGCAGGATGATGGGCCAGAACGCGCTGACACGGGGCAGTGCCCTGTCGTCCCGCCGCAATAGTGAGGATTCGCTCGAGGAGGAAGCCCGCAGCCTGCGCGATCTTCGGCACGAGCTGAAA GACGTTGAGGATCGTTTCCGCAAGGCGATGATTGCGAACGCACAGCTAGACAATGAACGCTCCTCGCTCAACTATCAAATACAGCTGCTGAAGGATAAGCTGGAGGAGGTGGAAGAGTCCCATGCGCAGCTGCAGCGCGAGTATCGGGAGAAGTGTCGCGACCGGGAAGCGCTCAAGCGCAACAACGACAAGCTCAGCGAGGAGCTGAAGCTCGTCCAGGGTCAGCTGCAGGAGCGTGACGCGCTGATAGAGCAGTACGGGCTAGTAATAGTAACGGTAGAGAATGAGGATGGTACGGATGCGCACCGCGCCCTAGTCACAGCGGATAACGCCCAGCTGCTCAAATCCGTTCCCGGCACACTAG ACGTAAGACTGAAGAAGTTTGCGGCCGAAAAGCAGGAACTGGAAACCGAACTGCAGgccctccagcagcagctgaacGATATCAAGAGCAAGGGCAGACGGTATACCTCCATGAACGGTTCGCTGGTAGACGACGACTATGAGGATGCGCAGC gCGAAGCGAACAAGCTTATCACGGAGTATAAGTACAAGCTGCAGAAAGCGGAGCAGGAGATTGCCATCCTGCAGGCTAGTCTAGCCCGCTCGGAAACGCAAGTGATCCGATACAAAAGCACTGCCGAGGCGGCAGAAAAGGCGGAAAGCGATCTTAAGATCGAACGAAGAAAGCTACAACGTGAG AACCGTGAAGCCATGGATCGGCTGGAAGAGCTAGAAACATCGAACAACCATCTGCTGAAGCGGCTAGACAAGCTTAAGAACGTCAAGAGTACCATCATGAAGGAAATATGA
- the LOC118507704 gene encoding leucine-rich repeat flightless-interacting protein 2 isoform X5: MCIIVRARVGVYVPPRDASRNSGSVRSDSYHDSSSVPDPDNGHQQPGTHTLHGYEPHRQFHRLSVSHTGDEFSSEEDEAFVELLERASDIAEARLAARRQARAEAREIRMRELERQQKEQEQSADRVFDLQQQSIGLSEPATLVATPRSSRMMGQNALTRGSALSSRRNSEDSLEEEARSLRDLRHELKDVEDRFRKAMIANAQLDNERSSLNYQIQLLKDKLEEVEESHAQLQREYREKCRDREALKRNNDKLSEELKLVQGQLQERDALIEQYGLVIVTVENEDGTDAHRALVTADNAQLLKSVPGTLDVRLKKFAAEKQELETELQALQQQLNDIKSKGRRYTSMNGSLVDDDYEDAQREANKLITEYKYKLQKAEQEIAILQASLARSETQVIRYKSTAEAAEKAESDLKIERRKLQRENREAMDRLEELETSNNHLLKRLDKLKNVKSTIMKEI; this comes from the exons ATGTGTATAATCGTGCGTGCGCGTGTCGGTGTGTATGTG CCGCCAAGGGACGCGAGCCGGAACAGTGGTAGCGTCCGGAGCGATAGCTACCATGATTCGTCCTCGGTGCCGGATCCGGACAATGGTCACCAGCAGCCCGGCACCCATACGCTGCACGGTTACGAACCGCACCGGCAGTTTCATCGGCTGTCGGTATCGCACACCGGGGACGAGTTCAGTTCCGAGGAGGATGAAGCGTTTGTGGAACTGCTCGAACGTGCCAGCGACATC GCCGAGGCGCGATTAGCAGCCAGACGACAGGCACGTGCAGAGGCCCGCGAAATACGCATGCGCGAGCTGGAGCGGCAACAGAAGGAGCAGGAACAGTCGGCGGATCGGGTGTTTGatctgcagcagcagtcgaTCGGTCTGTCCGAACCGGCCACCCTGGTCGCTACGCCACGCTCGAGCAGGATGATGGGCCAGAACGCGCTGACACGGGGCAGTGCCCTGTCGTCCCGCCGCAATAGTGAGGATTCGCTCGAGGAGGAAGCCCGCAGCCTGCGCGATCTTCGGCACGAGCTGAAA GACGTTGAGGATCGTTTCCGCAAGGCGATGATTGCGAACGCACAGCTAGACAATGAACGCTCCTCGCTCAACTATCAAATACAGCTGCTGAAGGATAAGCTGGAGGAGGTGGAAGAGTCCCATGCGCAGCTGCAGCGCGAGTATCGGGAGAAGTGTCGCGACCGGGAAGCGCTCAAGCGCAACAACGACAAGCTCAGCGAGGAGCTGAAGCTCGTCCAGGGTCAGCTGCAGGAGCGTGACGCGCTGATAGAGCAGTACGGGCTAGTAATAGTAACGGTAGAGAATGAGGATGGTACGGATGCGCACCGCGCCCTAGTCACAGCGGATAACGCCCAGCTGCTCAAATCCGTTCCCGGCACACTAG ACGTAAGACTGAAGAAGTTTGCGGCCGAAAAGCAGGAACTGGAAACCGAACTGCAGgccctccagcagcagctgaacGATATCAAGAGCAAGGGCAGACGGTATACCTCCATGAACGGTTCGCTGGTAGACGACGACTATGAGGATGCGCAGC gCGAAGCGAACAAGCTTATCACGGAGTATAAGTACAAGCTGCAGAAAGCGGAGCAGGAGATTGCCATCCTGCAGGCTAGTCTAGCCCGCTCGGAAACGCAAGTGATCCGATACAAAAGCACTGCCGAGGCGGCAGAAAAGGCGGAAAGCGATCTTAAGATCGAACGAAGAAAGCTACAACGTGAG AACCGTGAAGCCATGGATCGGCTGGAAGAGCTAGAAACATCGAACAACCATCTGCTGAAGCGGCTAGACAAGCTTAAGAACGTCAAGAGTACCATCATGAAGGAAATATGA
- the LOC118507704 gene encoding leucine-rich repeat flightless-interacting protein 2 isoform X4: MESPSAGGRRRGNSRINAEDQALDQIAKEPPRDASRNSGSVRSDSYHDSSSVPDPDNGHQQPGTHTLHGYEPHRQFHRLSVSHTGDEFSSEEDEAFVELLERASDIAEARLAARRQARAEAREIRMRELERQQKEQEQSADRVFDLQQQSIGLSEPATLVATPRSSRMMGQNALTRGSALSSRRNSEDSLEEEARSLRDLRHELKDVEDRFRKAMIANAQLDNERSSLNYQIQLLKDKLEEVEESHAQLQREYREKCRDREALKRNNDKLSEELKLVQGQLQERDALIEQYGLVIVTVENEDGTDAHRALVTADNAQLLKSVPGTLDVRLKKFAAEKQELETELQALQQQLNDIKSKGRRYTSMNGSLVDDDYEDAQREANKLITEYKYKLQKAEQEIAILQASLARSETQVIRYKSTAEAAEKAESDLKIERRKLQRENREAMDRLEELETSNNHLLKRLDKLKNVKSTIMKEI, encoded by the exons ATGGAGAGTCCGAGTGCCGGTGGGAGGCGTCGGGGCAATTCGCGAATCAATGCCGAAGATCAGGCCCTTGATCAGATTGCAAAGGAG CCGCCAAGGGACGCGAGCCGGAACAGTGGTAGCGTCCGGAGCGATAGCTACCATGATTCGTCCTCGGTGCCGGATCCGGACAATGGTCACCAGCAGCCCGGCACCCATACGCTGCACGGTTACGAACCGCACCGGCAGTTTCATCGGCTGTCGGTATCGCACACCGGGGACGAGTTCAGTTCCGAGGAGGATGAAGCGTTTGTGGAACTGCTCGAACGTGCCAGCGACATC GCCGAGGCGCGATTAGCAGCCAGACGACAGGCACGTGCAGAGGCCCGCGAAATACGCATGCGCGAGCTGGAGCGGCAACAGAAGGAGCAGGAACAGTCGGCGGATCGGGTGTTTGatctgcagcagcagtcgaTCGGTCTGTCCGAACCGGCCACCCTGGTCGCTACGCCACGCTCGAGCAGGATGATGGGCCAGAACGCGCTGACACGGGGCAGTGCCCTGTCGTCCCGCCGCAATAGTGAGGATTCGCTCGAGGAGGAAGCCCGCAGCCTGCGCGATCTTCGGCACGAGCTGAAA GACGTTGAGGATCGTTTCCGCAAGGCGATGATTGCGAACGCACAGCTAGACAATGAACGCTCCTCGCTCAACTATCAAATACAGCTGCTGAAGGATAAGCTGGAGGAGGTGGAAGAGTCCCATGCGCAGCTGCAGCGCGAGTATCGGGAGAAGTGTCGCGACCGGGAAGCGCTCAAGCGCAACAACGACAAGCTCAGCGAGGAGCTGAAGCTCGTCCAGGGTCAGCTGCAGGAGCGTGACGCGCTGATAGAGCAGTACGGGCTAGTAATAGTAACGGTAGAGAATGAGGATGGTACGGATGCGCACCGCGCCCTAGTCACAGCGGATAACGCCCAGCTGCTCAAATCCGTTCCCGGCACACTAG ACGTAAGACTGAAGAAGTTTGCGGCCGAAAAGCAGGAACTGGAAACCGAACTGCAGgccctccagcagcagctgaacGATATCAAGAGCAAGGGCAGACGGTATACCTCCATGAACGGTTCGCTGGTAGACGACGACTATGAGGATGCGCAGC gCGAAGCGAACAAGCTTATCACGGAGTATAAGTACAAGCTGCAGAAAGCGGAGCAGGAGATTGCCATCCTGCAGGCTAGTCTAGCCCGCTCGGAAACGCAAGTGATCCGATACAAAAGCACTGCCGAGGCGGCAGAAAAGGCGGAAAGCGATCTTAAGATCGAACGAAGAAAGCTACAACGTGAG AACCGTGAAGCCATGGATCGGCTGGAAGAGCTAGAAACATCGAACAACCATCTGCTGAAGCGGCTAGACAAGCTTAAGAACGTCAAGAGTACCATCATGAAGGAAATATGA
- the LOC118507704 gene encoding leucine-rich repeat flightless-interacting protein 2 isoform X6, whose translation MVQLKPQQTTLASKLVVQHQCGPSLSDCLELEAAGQPKGLAIKGTWRYAEARLAARRQARAEAREIRMRELERQQKEQEQSADRVFDLQQQSIGLSEPATLVATPRSSRMMGQNALTRGSALSSRRNSEDSLEEEARSLRDLRHELKDVEDRFRKAMIANAQLDNERSSLNYQIQLLKDKLEEVEESHAQLQREYREKCRDREALKRNNDKLSEELKLVQGQLQERDALIEQYGLVIVTVENEDGTDAHRALVTADNAQLLKSVPGTLDVRLKKFAAEKQELETELQALQQQLNDIKSKGRRYTSMNGSLVDDDYEDAQREANKLITEYKYKLQKAEQEIAILQASLARSETQVIRYKSTAEAAEKAESDLKIERRKLQRENREAMDRLEELETSNNHLLKRLDKLKNVKSTIMKEI comes from the exons ATGGTACAGCTTAAGCCGCAGCAAACGACACTGGCCAGCAAGCTGGTCGTGCAGCATCAGTGCGGACCGTCGCTGAGCGATTGTCTCGAGCTGGAGGCTGCCGGTCAACCGAAAGGTCTCGCCATCAAGGGAACCTGGCGCTAC GCCGAGGCGCGATTAGCAGCCAGACGACAGGCACGTGCAGAGGCCCGCGAAATACGCATGCGCGAGCTGGAGCGGCAACAGAAGGAGCAGGAACAGTCGGCGGATCGGGTGTTTGatctgcagcagcagtcgaTCGGTCTGTCCGAACCGGCCACCCTGGTCGCTACGCCACGCTCGAGCAGGATGATGGGCCAGAACGCGCTGACACGGGGCAGTGCCCTGTCGTCCCGCCGCAATAGTGAGGATTCGCTCGAGGAGGAAGCCCGCAGCCTGCGCGATCTTCGGCACGAGCTGAAA GACGTTGAGGATCGTTTCCGCAAGGCGATGATTGCGAACGCACAGCTAGACAATGAACGCTCCTCGCTCAACTATCAAATACAGCTGCTGAAGGATAAGCTGGAGGAGGTGGAAGAGTCCCATGCGCAGCTGCAGCGCGAGTATCGGGAGAAGTGTCGCGACCGGGAAGCGCTCAAGCGCAACAACGACAAGCTCAGCGAGGAGCTGAAGCTCGTCCAGGGTCAGCTGCAGGAGCGTGACGCGCTGATAGAGCAGTACGGGCTAGTAATAGTAACGGTAGAGAATGAGGATGGTACGGATGCGCACCGCGCCCTAGTCACAGCGGATAACGCCCAGCTGCTCAAATCCGTTCCCGGCACACTAG ACGTAAGACTGAAGAAGTTTGCGGCCGAAAAGCAGGAACTGGAAACCGAACTGCAGgccctccagcagcagctgaacGATATCAAGAGCAAGGGCAGACGGTATACCTCCATGAACGGTTCGCTGGTAGACGACGACTATGAGGATGCGCAGC gCGAAGCGAACAAGCTTATCACGGAGTATAAGTACAAGCTGCAGAAAGCGGAGCAGGAGATTGCCATCCTGCAGGCTAGTCTAGCCCGCTCGGAAACGCAAGTGATCCGATACAAAAGCACTGCCGAGGCGGCAGAAAAGGCGGAAAGCGATCTTAAGATCGAACGAAGAAAGCTACAACGTGAG AACCGTGAAGCCATGGATCGGCTGGAAGAGCTAGAAACATCGAACAACCATCTGCTGAAGCGGCTAGACAAGCTTAAGAACGTCAAGAGTACCATCATGAAGGAAATATGA
- the LOC118507704 gene encoding leucine-rich repeat flightless-interacting protein 2 isoform X7, whose translation MESPSAGGRRRGNSRINAEDQALDQIAKEAEARLAARRQARAEAREIRMRELERQQKEQEQSADRVFDLQQQSIGLSEPATLVATPRSSRMMGQNALTRGSALSSRRNSEDSLEEEARSLRDLRHELKDVEDRFRKAMIANAQLDNERSSLNYQIQLLKDKLEEVEESHAQLQREYREKCRDREALKRNNDKLSEELKLVQGQLQERDALIEQYGLVIVTVENEDGTDAHRALVTADNAQLLKSVPGTLDVRLKKFAAEKQELETELQALQQQLNDIKSKGRRYTSMNGSLVDDDYEDAQREANKLITEYKYKLQKAEQEIAILQASLARSETQVIRYKSTAEAAEKAESDLKIERRKLQRENREAMDRLEELETSNNHLLKRLDKLKNVKSTIMKEI comes from the exons ATGGAGAGTCCGAGTGCCGGTGGGAGGCGTCGGGGCAATTCGCGAATCAATGCCGAAGATCAGGCCCTTGATCAGATTGCAAAGGAG GCCGAGGCGCGATTAGCAGCCAGACGACAGGCACGTGCAGAGGCCCGCGAAATACGCATGCGCGAGCTGGAGCGGCAACAGAAGGAGCAGGAACAGTCGGCGGATCGGGTGTTTGatctgcagcagcagtcgaTCGGTCTGTCCGAACCGGCCACCCTGGTCGCTACGCCACGCTCGAGCAGGATGATGGGCCAGAACGCGCTGACACGGGGCAGTGCCCTGTCGTCCCGCCGCAATAGTGAGGATTCGCTCGAGGAGGAAGCCCGCAGCCTGCGCGATCTTCGGCACGAGCTGAAA GACGTTGAGGATCGTTTCCGCAAGGCGATGATTGCGAACGCACAGCTAGACAATGAACGCTCCTCGCTCAACTATCAAATACAGCTGCTGAAGGATAAGCTGGAGGAGGTGGAAGAGTCCCATGCGCAGCTGCAGCGCGAGTATCGGGAGAAGTGTCGCGACCGGGAAGCGCTCAAGCGCAACAACGACAAGCTCAGCGAGGAGCTGAAGCTCGTCCAGGGTCAGCTGCAGGAGCGTGACGCGCTGATAGAGCAGTACGGGCTAGTAATAGTAACGGTAGAGAATGAGGATGGTACGGATGCGCACCGCGCCCTAGTCACAGCGGATAACGCCCAGCTGCTCAAATCCGTTCCCGGCACACTAG ACGTAAGACTGAAGAAGTTTGCGGCCGAAAAGCAGGAACTGGAAACCGAACTGCAGgccctccagcagcagctgaacGATATCAAGAGCAAGGGCAGACGGTATACCTCCATGAACGGTTCGCTGGTAGACGACGACTATGAGGATGCGCAGC gCGAAGCGAACAAGCTTATCACGGAGTATAAGTACAAGCTGCAGAAAGCGGAGCAGGAGATTGCCATCCTGCAGGCTAGTCTAGCCCGCTCGGAAACGCAAGTGATCCGATACAAAAGCACTGCCGAGGCGGCAGAAAAGGCGGAAAGCGATCTTAAGATCGAACGAAGAAAGCTACAACGTGAG AACCGTGAAGCCATGGATCGGCTGGAAGAGCTAGAAACATCGAACAACCATCTGCTGAAGCGGCTAGACAAGCTTAAGAACGTCAAGAGTACCATCATGAAGGAAATATGA